GGCACGTTGCGTAATCCGATCTAACGATCTGGTCGCCTATGAAGATTTGAGGGTTAAGAATCTCGTTAAAAATCATTGTCTAGCTAAGTCTATTAATGATGCAGGTTGGTATCAATTTAGAAAATGGTTGGAGCACTTTGGTGAAAAGTTTGGCAGGGTCACAGTTGCAGTGAATCCTGCCTACACAAGTCAAAACTGCTCTGAGTGCGGTGAGGTCGTGAAGAAGTCACTATCAACCAGGACTCACGTCTGTAAGTGTGGTTGTAAATTAGACCGAGATTCGGCGAAGCCGACGCTACGCGAACACAACGCCGCAGTCAACATCCTTAATAGAGCTTTGGGTACGGTGGGGCACACCGGAACCTGGATCATCGATCCGAACGCTTCGGGAGATCTGACCTCTACTGTTCTTGGTTCCGGCCAGGGGCAGCAAGTCGGGTTATTGAACGAAGAATCCCCGTCTCTTTAGAGCGGGGAGTGTCAACGAGGGTGAGATTCAGGGCTGACCTACTTTAGGCAATTCCGCTTCATTGGAGAGAGCAAAATTATCTAAAGAAACCTTTGCTGAATAGGAAACCCCATCCCGTTGATACAAAATTAATAGGCTATTTGCGTTTAGAACCTTGTAACCCAAAAATCTATCTACTCCACTTACTACTTCCTGATAGTCATTACCATTGGGATGTGTAAATGCTATTGTCATACTATCATTGTTTGTTAATCTTCCATCACCATTGGTATCTTGTTTAATAAGGTTGTATAAAACTGCTATAACTGGTTTAGATTCAACCCTGTTATTAGCTCTATCATTAGTTTCTGAAATGAGGCTATCGCTAGCAATTAAATAATCATTTTTAGCAAAGAGCCATTTGCTTTTACCTGTTTCACTATCCAAAAACAAATAGTTTCTAGTTGAGCGTGTCGATTTGCTATAATAGGATTGGGTATAAGATTGGTCTGAGTAAAGCGGCACCATTAGATAGGTTGTGCCATCAACCTCCCTGAGATTACCCAGCTCCCACTCTTGAGAGCTTGAGCTATCGTCATTAACATTAACAATGTTAATCTCCTGGCGCTCTCTCGTAGTGCTTTTGACTATCTCGATAGCAGCAAAAGCCAAAACCGCTATTGCTAGCAATCCAGTAGCCATAATAACAATGGCATTAAAGCGCCACACAAAACGAAAAAATTTATTGTCTTCCATGTTTGTTCACCGTTGACAGCTGACGGTTGACTATTGACGGTTGACTATTGCTCTGAGGAATAAGACTCAAGATGAGGTAAAATTAGGTAATCTTATTACACTAGTCAATTTTTGGGAGAATAATATGATATCTGCAGCAATCGCTTACTTTGGAATTCTAGCTGCTGCCACTGCTGTGGCTTTGA
The Moorena sp. SIOASIH genome window above contains:
- a CDS encoding cytochrome b6-f complex subunit PetL, which encodes MISAAIAYFGILAAATAVALTLFFGLRAVKLI